One segment of Segatella copri DNA contains the following:
- a CDS encoding RagB/SusD family nutrient uptake outer membrane protein: MKKYSIFALALVMGAMTLTSCEDAFGNFLDKQPSNELTKAEVLGNFTLLEENHNDTYNFLLRGANRVNNSWMDAATDLAESSIGTSGTRTTFNIGNYYGGGGAAELTSPWESRYRGIRKCNITINTLEQDTENKLRPADIDVELYNSRKANYIAEARFLRAYFYWELFLRYGPVPLVTTELDPNGDLMTGYTERPDLKTFMDYLFKEVKECESSLKTYAETNDATYAGEVNQPTARALYVRMMLYMASPRYSAQSGVTWQQAADAAAGFIADYGENYRLEDRTNGGVAAYNNAWLLNTYTDKNPEVIFFRNDVAIGWSGISTDTPVGEGGQGGLCPSQNLVDMYDMEDGSAPFKQYDATGAPVYVNGKPVINEESGYTEQKMWKNRDPRLAATILYNGCEWGQATSTKTNVIDVVYGHRDNPIGNQNATPTGYYVRKYIPETILSSNHSGTAKRLWKIFTYSELLLNYAEALNEADYAGNKTQVCTLLDQIRHRGGIIGNVADRADLNSQTAMRNFIHKERTIELAFEEHRWWDVRRWNVAGDALGRDIYGVNVAADGTITRKVAQQRKWQDKFYLYPIPEAEVWKIGQDFQNDGWKE; the protein is encoded by the coding sequence ATGAAGAAATATAGTATATTTGCTTTGGCGCTCGTTATGGGAGCAATGACGCTCACCTCTTGCGAAGACGCCTTCGGCAATTTCCTCGACAAGCAGCCAAGCAATGAGTTGACAAAAGCTGAGGTGTTGGGTAACTTCACTCTGTTGGAAGAGAACCACAACGATACTTACAACTTCCTGCTTCGCGGTGCCAACCGTGTGAACAACTCATGGATGGATGCAGCTACCGACCTGGCAGAGTCAAGTATCGGTACATCAGGTACACGTACCACATTCAATATCGGTAACTATTATGGAGGTGGCGGTGCAGCAGAGCTGACTTCTCCTTGGGAGAGCCGCTATCGTGGTATCCGCAAGTGCAATATCACCATCAACACATTGGAGCAGGACACCGAGAACAAGCTTCGCCCTGCAGATATTGACGTAGAACTTTACAATTCACGTAAGGCAAACTATATTGCAGAGGCCCGTTTCCTCCGTGCCTATTTCTACTGGGAACTGTTCCTCCGTTACGGTCCGGTGCCATTGGTAACTACCGAGCTCGATCCTAACGGTGACCTGATGACAGGTTATACAGAGCGCCCTGACCTCAAGACCTTCATGGATTATCTCTTCAAGGAGGTAAAGGAATGCGAGAGCAGTCTGAAGACTTACGCAGAGACCAACGATGCTACCTATGCAGGAGAGGTGAACCAGCCTACAGCACGTGCCCTCTATGTTCGCATGATGCTCTACATGGCAAGTCCACGCTACTCAGCACAGAGCGGTGTTACCTGGCAGCAGGCAGCAGACGCAGCTGCGGGCTTCATCGCTGACTATGGTGAGAATTATAGATTGGAAGACCGTACCAACGGTGGTGTAGCAGCCTACAACAATGCCTGGTTGCTCAACACTTATACCGACAAGAACCCTGAGGTTATCTTCTTCCGCAACGATGTAGCCATCGGTTGGAGCGGTATTTCTACCGATACTCCTGTAGGTGAAGGTGGACAGGGTGGTCTTTGCCCAAGTCAGAACCTCGTCGATATGTATGATATGGAAGATGGTTCAGCTCCTTTCAAGCAGTATGATGCAACAGGTGCTCCGGTTTATGTAAACGGCAAGCCTGTCATCAACGAAGAGAGCGGTTATACAGAGCAGAAGATGTGGAAAAACCGTGATCCACGCCTCGCAGCTACCATTCTTTACAATGGTTGTGAGTGGGGTCAGGCTACCAGCACCAAGACCAATGTCATTGATGTGGTTTATGGTCATCGCGATAATCCTATCGGTAACCAGAATGCTACTCCAACAGGTTACTATGTACGCAAGTATATTCCTGAGACCATCCTGAGCAGCAACCACAGCGGTACAGCCAAGCGCCTCTGGAAGATCTTTACCTATAGCGAACTGCTTCTGAACTATGCTGAGGCATTGAACGAGGCTGACTATGCAGGCAACAAGACACAGGTTTGCACCCTGCTCGACCAGATTCGTCATCGTGGCGGTATCATCGGCAATGTTGCCGATCGTGCAGACTTGAATTCCCAGACAGCTATGCGCAATTTCATCCACAAGGAGCGTACCATCGAACTCGCTTTCGAGGAGCACCGCTGGTGGGATGTACGTCGCTGGAATGTAGCAGGCGATGCGCTCGGCCGTGATATCTACGGTGTAAACGTGGCAGCAGATGGCACTATTACCCGTAAGGTAGCCCAGCAGCGCAAGTGGCAAGACAAGTTCTACCTCTATCCAATCCCAGAGGCTGAGGTTTGGAAGATTGGTCAGGACTTCCAGAACGATGGTTGGAAAGAATAA
- a CDS encoding RagB/SusD family nutrient uptake outer membrane protein — translation MKKILVNISLAMLAVGGMTSCSDILDKEVDLTYTDENIYGNYDRSRGVLANAYTYLPDAFAGYTWDDALGASRDCMTDNAIGYWNGLYYKGIQLDTYNSKNHYFAQRYWKNDLAGIRVCNDFLSKVRESVIGNAEKSGDDNHLYDRYKAEARFIRAILHFDLISYFGACPIEDHVLTQAEAGALTRTPAAEALKWVADECDAIIQSGALPFRYSNENENWGRINGAAVYALKSRALLYRASALNNITNDVTWWQEAADAALAFINANKSSANPYRLYTTDGTETGDPSKNYYECFTSTPHLNNEYILSRSEWTTNQLELNNAPCGFQGNANAHGRTNVTQNLVDAYETINGLPIDQDPSYDDQHPYTNRDPRLEQSIFHHGSIWGDKSQDEERAVDVSVGGMDYADLHGGTKTGYYSKKFVHNMSYKNPTNYVTACPIFRYAEILLNAAEALNEAKGPDAAYQYVNQVRKRVGMPAYQGMTKEQLRERIRNERRVELAFEDHRFFDERRWKLFDAQTPSSEKTLPRYKQVYNLYNVVVTPDESQVYTYRNDIPARAFVTPKNYLLPVPDESYKKTPSLGQNAGWELSDAPKKDDTTEGGDNTEGGETTDGETTGK, via the coding sequence ATGAAAAAGATATTAGTAAATATATCGTTGGCGATGCTGGCTGTGGGAGGTATGACCTCCTGCAGCGACATCCTCGACAAGGAAGTCGATTTGACTTATACTGATGAGAACATCTATGGCAATTACGACCGTAGCCGTGGTGTCTTGGCAAATGCCTATACCTATTTGCCTGATGCCTTCGCCGGTTATACATGGGATGATGCCTTGGGTGCATCACGCGACTGTATGACCGACAATGCCATTGGCTATTGGAATGGTCTTTATTATAAAGGTATTCAGTTGGATACATATAATTCAAAGAACCATTATTTTGCCCAGCGTTATTGGAAAAATGACCTTGCTGGTATCCGTGTATGTAACGACTTCTTGTCAAAGGTTCGTGAAAGCGTAATTGGTAATGCCGAAAAGTCTGGTGATGATAATCATCTCTACGACCGCTACAAGGCTGAGGCACGCTTTATCCGTGCCATCCTTCACTTCGATCTGATTAGCTACTTCGGTGCTTGTCCTATCGAAGACCATGTGTTGACCCAGGCTGAGGCTGGCGCACTTACCCGTACTCCAGCCGCTGAGGCTCTGAAGTGGGTAGCTGATGAGTGTGATGCTATCATCCAGAGTGGTGCACTCCCTTTCCGTTATAGTAATGAGAACGAGAACTGGGGACGCATCAATGGTGCTGCAGTTTATGCCTTGAAGTCGAGAGCTTTGCTCTATCGTGCTTCTGCACTCAACAATATTACAAATGATGTAACCTGGTGGCAAGAGGCAGCTGATGCAGCTTTGGCTTTTATCAATGCCAATAAGAGCTCTGCTAATCCTTACCGCTTGTATACTACTGATGGTACAGAGACTGGTGACCCTAGTAAGAATTACTATGAGTGTTTCACTTCTACTCCTCACCTCAATAACGAGTATATCTTGAGCCGTTCTGAGTGGACAACTAACCAATTGGAGTTGAATAATGCTCCTTGTGGTTTCCAGGGTAATGCCAATGCTCATGGTCGTACTAATGTAACCCAGAACCTGGTGGATGCCTACGAGACAATCAATGGCTTACCAATCGACCAAGATCCAAGTTATGACGATCAGCATCCATATACCAACCGTGACCCACGTTTGGAACAGTCTATCTTCCATCATGGAAGTATCTGGGGCGATAAAAGTCAGGATGAAGAGCGTGCCGTTGATGTTTCTGTTGGCGGTATGGATTATGCTGATCTTCATGGTGGTACAAAAACAGGTTACTACAGCAAGAAGTTCGTTCATAATATGAGTTACAAGAATCCTACTAATTACGTAACAGCTTGCCCTATCTTCCGCTATGCAGAGATTCTCCTGAATGCAGCAGAGGCTTTAAACGAGGCTAAGGGTCCTGATGCTGCTTACCAGTATGTCAATCAGGTTCGTAAGCGTGTAGGTATGCCAGCTTATCAGGGCATGACCAAAGAGCAGCTTCGTGAGCGTATCCGTAATGAGCGCCGTGTAGAACTTGCTTTTGAGGATCATCGTTTCTTTGATGAACGTCGTTGGAAGTTGTTTGATGCTCAGACTCCTTCTTCTGAGAAGACTTTGCCACGCTACAAGCAGGTTTACAATCTCTACAATGTCGTGGTTACTCCTGATGAAAGTCAGGTTTATACTTATCGTAATGATATTCCTGCACGTGCGTTCGTTACTCCAAAGAACTATCTCTTACCTGTACCAGACGAGTCTTACAAGAAGACTCCTAGCTTAGGACAGAATGCAGGTTGGGAACTCTCAGATGCTCCAAAGAAGGACGACACCACTGAAGGTGGAGATAACACTGAAGGTGGCGAGACTACTGATGGTGAAACAACCGGCAAGTAA
- a CDS encoding SusC/RagA family TonB-linked outer membrane protein: MNNIQNIYNKVSSSSKVLMLSALLCASSSVLAQEQVLKGRIVNSQGEPIPGAVVNVAEESRIALTDKEGYFTLKKVTPSDEICVSSVGYKNAQEKVTTFDGTYVIKMEDDADEYEHLAPVPFGEQKKKILTDSRSVVSGEELQKHPVTILQNAFTSTLNGVQTYEWSSEPGWSESFLFIRGIRTTNQSARSPLVIVDNVERDLSFLDAYPIESITVLKDAAASSIYGMRGANGVIMVTTKRGNAGKTKIDFTQEVGFQTLANKMEVQNSYNMALTRNQVRYLSGMDPMYTQEQLDNYKFVCDGGQFADDDIRKYQYFNTSWADQLYRDAAPQYRTNLQISGGNQRARYYVSFSYLRQEGMWNTEGTEMNDGYSTQHVLNRWNLRSNIDIDVSKYLNVSLDLGGRIDNISQPSEGVFNLVTFGVIEANPMAPTHNPDGSIYSSSTANNPVRYLGGSGLEKNRRRNLYSTLNAKYDLSPVLKGLGLFGTVSFDAYETFESTQSAQMDSWNYDYDTPGITDVSQFKYTKYTTKKALSNPSANQRGYYYNLNLFGGVSYKNSFGKHNVDARAFARYYRNEEAGSDYVTQRSASSNRYLAYNFQGTYDYANKYIASVNLSRMGCDNFSPDDRWGTFWGASAGWVLSEESWMKKLGFINLLKLRASYGEAGQSITGAGRYPYQSIYGSATGYGFGYNATFVNGYAESKTGNANSKWEISKMVNLGVDWNLWNSKLYGSFDIFKEWRSNILVDRSNVSSDVFGVPLAQDSYGKVESRGYELVLGHRGNIGKDFKYFVEGQLTFNTNKITDIDETEPDVEWQRKAGHRIYDNTSVAQIYQEAQTGTNRVGGWNIYKFEQWASDPNLIATSQQDAIDHPEKYPYNSFSNGKQQLGTAVFKDINGDRVIDSKDMVPDSYTIIPEMIPTFNFGFEYKGFDARMIVNAYLRRSVFLSPAIGYSGWSNMGTHEVTKAWGYYTDDPSDPRNVNATYPRPVWGGFDAVDSDRDTGSYQNDIWVRNGNFWSIRNIEVGYSLPAKLISKLWMTKCRIYFSAYNIATFSSLPDDVDPEKPLSYCWWYPKTKSFTFGINIGF; this comes from the coding sequence ATGAATAATATTCAGAATATATATAATAAGGTATCTTCATCAAGCAAAGTCTTGATGCTGAGTGCACTTCTCTGTGCTTCAAGCTCAGTCTTGGCACAGGAGCAGGTGCTCAAAGGCCGAATCGTCAACAGCCAGGGTGAACCAATCCCTGGAGCTGTTGTCAACGTGGCAGAGGAAAGCCGCATTGCCCTGACCGACAAGGAAGGTTACTTTACATTGAAGAAGGTAACTCCTAGCGATGAAATCTGCGTAAGTAGCGTAGGTTACAAGAATGCGCAGGAGAAGGTGACAACTTTTGACGGTACATACGTCATCAAGATGGAAGATGATGCTGACGAGTATGAGCATCTCGCTCCTGTTCCTTTCGGCGAGCAGAAAAAGAAAATCTTGACTGATTCCCGTTCGGTTGTTTCAGGCGAGGAATTGCAGAAGCATCCTGTTACCATTCTTCAGAATGCCTTCACCTCAACACTGAATGGTGTGCAGACCTACGAATGGTCTTCTGAGCCAGGATGGTCGGAGAGCTTCCTCTTTATCCGTGGTATCCGTACCACCAACCAGAGTGCCCGTTCTCCACTGGTTATCGTGGACAACGTAGAGCGTGACCTCTCCTTCCTCGATGCTTATCCTATAGAGAGCATCACCGTACTGAAGGATGCTGCCGCTTCTTCTATCTATGGTATGCGTGGTGCCAATGGTGTAATTATGGTAACCACCAAGCGCGGTAATGCCGGTAAGACTAAGATTGATTTCACTCAGGAAGTCGGTTTCCAGACCCTCGCCAACAAGATGGAGGTTCAGAACTCTTACAACATGGCATTGACCCGCAACCAGGTACGCTATCTGAGCGGTATGGATCCGATGTACACCCAGGAACAGCTCGACAACTATAAGTTTGTATGCGATGGTGGCCAGTTCGCCGATGATGATATCCGCAAGTACCAGTACTTCAATACATCTTGGGCAGACCAGTTGTATCGTGATGCTGCGCCACAGTACCGTACCAATCTGCAGATCAGTGGTGGTAACCAGCGTGCCCGCTACTATGTAAGCTTCTCTTACCTGCGCCAGGAGGGTATGTGGAATACCGAGGGTACTGAAATGAATGATGGTTACAGCACTCAGCACGTACTGAACCGCTGGAATCTCCGTTCTAATATCGATATCGATGTATCCAAGTATCTGAACGTATCTCTCGACTTGGGTGGACGTATTGATAACATCTCTCAGCCTTCTGAGGGCGTGTTCAACCTCGTTACCTTCGGTGTAATCGAGGCAAACCCTATGGCTCCTACCCATAACCCTGACGGAAGTATCTATTCTTCATCTACAGCCAACAACCCGGTACGTTACCTGGGTGGTTCCGGTTTGGAGAAGAACCGTCGCCGTAACTTGTATTCTACCTTGAATGCCAAGTACGATTTGAGTCCTGTATTGAAGGGCTTAGGTTTGTTCGGTACAGTCAGCTTCGATGCATACGAGACTTTCGAGTCAACACAGTCTGCTCAGATGGATTCATGGAACTACGACTATGATACTCCTGGTATTACAGATGTCAGCCAGTTCAAGTATACCAAATATACAACCAAGAAAGCTTTGAGCAACCCATCAGCTAATCAGCGTGGTTACTACTACAACCTGAATCTGTTTGGTGGTGTAAGTTATAAGAACAGTTTCGGTAAGCACAATGTAGATGCCCGTGCCTTTGCCCGTTACTACCGTAATGAGGAAGCAGGTTCAGATTACGTAACCCAGCGGAGTGCATCTTCAAACCGATATCTGGCATACAACTTCCAGGGAACATACGACTATGCCAACAAGTATATCGCCTCAGTCAACCTCTCTCGTATGGGATGTGACAACTTCTCACCAGACGATCGCTGGGGAACCTTCTGGGGTGCATCAGCAGGATGGGTACTCTCTGAGGAATCCTGGATGAAGAAACTTGGTTTCATCAATCTCTTGAAGCTTCGTGCTTCATACGGTGAGGCTGGTCAGTCAATCACTGGTGCAGGCCGTTACCCATATCAGAGTATCTATGGTTCAGCTACTGGTTACGGTTTCGGTTATAACGCAACTTTTGTGAATGGCTATGCTGAGAGCAAGACCGGTAATGCCAACAGTAAGTGGGAAATCTCCAAGATGGTAAACCTCGGTGTTGACTGGAACCTCTGGAACAGCAAACTCTATGGTAGTTTCGATATCTTCAAGGAGTGGCGTTCAAACATTCTGGTAGATCGCTCTAACGTTTCATCAGACGTGTTCGGTGTGCCATTGGCACAGGATTCATATGGTAAGGTTGAGAGCCGCGGTTACGAACTTGTACTCGGTCATCGTGGCAATATCGGTAAAGACTTCAAGTACTTTGTCGAGGGTCAGCTCACTTTCAATACCAACAAAATTACTGATATCGATGAGACCGAACCTGATGTAGAGTGGCAGCGCAAGGCTGGTCATAGAATCTATGACAACACCTCTGTAGCTCAGATTTATCAGGAGGCGCAGACAGGTACAAATCGCGTAGGTGGATGGAATATCTATAAGTTCGAACAGTGGGCTTCAGATCCTAATCTGATTGCAACCTCTCAGCAGGATGCCATTGACCATCCAGAAAAGTATCCATACAACAGCTTCTCTAACGGTAAGCAGCAGTTGGGTACAGCAGTCTTCAAGGATATCAATGGTGACCGCGTGATCGACTCAAAGGATATGGTGCCAGATTCATACACCATTATTCCTGAGATGATTCCAACCTTCAACTTCGGTTTCGAGTATAAGGGCTTCGATGCACGCATGATAGTGAATGCTTATCTGCGCCGCTCAGTATTCTTATCTCCAGCTATCGGCTACAGCGGATGGAGTAACATGGGTACTCACGAGGTTACCAAGGCTTGGGGTTACTACACCGACGATCCTTCAGATCCTCGTAACGTGAATGCTACTTATCCACGTCCTGTTTGGGGTGGTTTCGATGCAGTAGATTCTGACCGTGATACAGGTTCTTATCAGAACGATATCTGGGTACGTAATGGTAACTTCTGGTCTATCCGTAATATTGAGGTAGGATACTCTTTGCCTGCTAAGTTGATTTCTAAGTTGTGGATGACTAAGTGCCGTATTTACTTCAGTGCTTACAATATTGCCACCTTCAGCAGTCTGCCAGATGATGTAGACCCAGAGAAGCCATTGAGCTACTGCTGGTGGTATCCAAAGACAAAGTCATTTACATTTGGTATTAACATTGGTTTCTAA
- a CDS encoding glycoside hydrolase family 43 protein gives MKKLLLSVMSLMAMNGAMAQTAVGDNDLANAYATQTITGRIAVHDPSIVMDVTGSTTNPKYYIYGTHLGRAKTYATRNYQIWNTFKTGEENAGTSNSLFADVNGKLVNFKDAYSTQMVKKVKNYKGEEVDFPNFDAHAWQAKGNNVKGMQWAPDVIYNKTMKKWCMYMSLNGDNWCSTIVCFISDDLEGPWIYQGPVVCSGFSGRYAHNGFAASGDWKNTDLAIATGCTSLPQRYNTDEWSPYGPNCIDPCVFYDDDDNLWMSYGSWFAGIFMIKLDKENGLRDYTYTYPYQVKGVTTTAGAADANATSDPYFGKKIAGGWGVSGEASYIQKVGKYYYLFMSYGGLTAAGGYQIRVFRSEKPDGPYKDCLTSTGIDAMYGKYILNFGGDAKRDEGVKLFGNYQWETMPNAELAQGHNSAIVDHKGRALIVYHTRFNNGTEGHEVRVHQLFVNQDGWLVAAPYEFSGETYTDNDIATQQLYGATEVEGDYQIIAHPYRQNTAAMAYEKPVTIHLNADGSISGEYTGKWELVSGTSYINLTLKGVATANAEVKFKGVLTEQTIDYTNIKALCFTALSSSDGLATSGGASLQTRGLSIWGSKADAKAAIKYTLDKTSVPFADGATLNSKPKLPTEGHLGATISWKSSNPSILTDEGVVKGKGKVTMTMTISKDGYEYTKDYTLNIDAEAEETTPVYYPVSAQKNTTSGWWSNFSSDYVLKSGKKAEFKFYNYSDEVNNWDNWVLVAASASRGASNYAEYFVLRNDNYAWFTKLGGNTKENTANVQFTLDNNFDWTNFKQDMNGSLVDMVVEYVASGTIKVNATITKNKKTYNYAFSMTSNTIKGDATLFFVNEKSYIDGSSLSTGISNPIIIQKKNDGKWYNLSGQQVDKSYKGVVIVNGKKFVNK, from the coding sequence ATGAAGAAGTTATTACTTTCTGTCATGAGTCTGATGGCGATGAACGGAGCTATGGCTCAGACGGCTGTCGGCGATAATGATCTGGCTAATGCATACGCTACCCAAACGATAACAGGGCGCATTGCGGTGCATGACCCTTCTATCGTGATGGATGTTACGGGCTCTACCACCAACCCTAAATATTATATCTACGGTACGCATCTGGGCAGAGCCAAGACTTATGCTACGCGCAACTATCAGATATGGAACACCTTTAAGACGGGTGAGGAGAATGCCGGAACCAGTAACAGTCTTTTTGCTGACGTGAATGGTAAACTAGTGAACTTCAAGGATGCTTATTCCACCCAAATGGTGAAGAAGGTGAAGAACTATAAGGGCGAGGAAGTCGATTTTCCTAACTTCGATGCCCATGCCTGGCAGGCGAAAGGCAATAATGTGAAAGGCATGCAGTGGGCACCAGACGTCATCTACAACAAGACCATGAAGAAATGGTGTATGTATATGAGTCTGAATGGCGACAACTGGTGCTCTACCATCGTGTGCTTTATATCCGACGACCTCGAGGGACCCTGGATTTATCAGGGACCAGTGGTATGCTCAGGCTTTTCGGGAAGATATGCCCACAATGGTTTCGCAGCCTCAGGTGACTGGAAGAATACCGACTTGGCGATTGCTACAGGTTGCACATCCCTGCCTCAGCGATACAACACGGACGAATGGAGTCCTTATGGTCCCAACTGTATCGACCCATGCGTGTTCTATGATGACGATGACAATCTCTGGATGAGCTATGGCTCATGGTTTGCAGGCATCTTCATGATTAAACTTGACAAGGAGAATGGTCTTCGTGACTATACTTATACCTACCCATACCAGGTGAAGGGAGTAACAACTACAGCGGGAGCGGCAGATGCAAATGCTACCAGCGACCCCTATTTCGGCAAGAAGATAGCTGGTGGCTGGGGTGTTTCCGGCGAGGCAAGCTATATCCAGAAGGTGGGCAAGTATTATTATCTCTTTATGAGTTATGGTGGTTTGACGGCTGCTGGTGGCTATCAGATTCGTGTTTTCCGTTCGGAGAAACCTGACGGACCTTATAAGGACTGTCTTACTTCAACGGGCATTGATGCCATGTATGGCAAGTATATTCTCAACTTCGGTGGCGATGCCAAGCGCGATGAGGGTGTGAAACTCTTCGGCAACTACCAGTGGGAAACCATGCCTAATGCTGAACTGGCTCAGGGACATAACTCTGCCATCGTAGACCATAAGGGACGTGCACTCATCGTTTATCATACTCGTTTTAATAACGGAACCGAGGGACATGAGGTTCGTGTACATCAGCTCTTCGTAAACCAGGACGGCTGGCTGGTTGCTGCTCCTTACGAGTTTAGCGGCGAAACTTATACTGATAATGATATTGCTACCCAGCAGCTCTATGGTGCAACAGAGGTAGAGGGCGATTATCAGATCATAGCTCACCCTTATCGTCAGAATACGGCGGCAATGGCTTATGAGAAACCTGTTACCATCCATCTCAATGCAGATGGTTCTATCTCGGGTGAGTATACCGGAAAATGGGAACTGGTGAGCGGTACAAGCTACATCAATCTTACCTTGAAGGGTGTTGCTACAGCCAATGCAGAGGTGAAGTTCAAGGGTGTGCTTACCGAGCAGACCATTGATTATACCAATATCAAGGCGCTCTGCTTTACAGCCCTCAGTTCTTCTGACGGTTTGGCTACATCGGGTGGCGCCAGTTTGCAGACTCGCGGCTTGAGTATCTGGGGAAGCAAGGCTGATGCCAAGGCGGCTATCAAATATACATTGGATAAGACCAGTGTCCCTTTCGCAGATGGTGCAACTTTGAATTCAAAGCCAAAACTCCCAACAGAGGGGCATCTCGGTGCTACCATTTCATGGAAATCAAGCAATCCTTCTATTCTGACCGATGAGGGCGTAGTGAAGGGCAAGGGTAAGGTAACCATGACCATGACTATCAGCAAGGACGGTTATGAATATACTAAGGATTATACCCTGAACATCGATGCTGAGGCAGAGGAAACGACTCCGGTTTACTATCCTGTTTCTGCACAGAAGAATACAACTTCAGGCTGGTGGAGCAACTTCTCTTCTGATTATGTCTTGAAGTCAGGCAAGAAGGCTGAGTTCAAGTTCTATAATTATAGTGATGAGGTTAATAATTGGGACAATTGGGTATTGGTTGCTGCATCGGCATCTCGTGGAGCTTCTAATTATGCAGAGTATTTCGTGCTTCGTAACGACAATTATGCATGGTTTACAAAATTGGGTGGTAACACCAAGGAAAATACAGCCAATGTGCAGTTTACCTTGGACAATAATTTCGATTGGACTAATTTCAAGCAAGATATGAATGGTTCTTTGGTCGATATGGTTGTTGAGTATGTTGCAAGCGGTACCATCAAGGTGAATGCTACGATAACAAAGAATAAGAAAACTTATAATTATGCCTTTAGTATGACTTCTAACACAATTAAGGGAGACGCAACTCTCTTCTTCGTAAACGAGAAGTCCTACATCGACGGCTCAAGCCTTTCTACAGGCATCTCGAACCCTATCATCATCCAGAAGAAGAATGATGGCAAGTGGTACAACCTCTCCGGTCAGCAGGTAGACAAGAGCTACAAGGGTGTAGTGATTGTGAACGGAAAGAAATTTGTGAACAAGTAA
- a CDS encoding family 43 glycosylhydrolase: MMAQNAPQEPIVVDTPFVHDPVMAYENGKYYLYCTGHGITQMTSTDRKHWTIVPQGVLKNSEIPAWTHDSVPGFTTHIWAPDVIRFKNKWYLAYSCSTFGKNTSAIGLLSNTSLSDKDGWKDEGCLVASKGDRDNWNAIDPNFIVDEKGTPWLTWGSFWDGIQMIKLDKKTMHVKKGAKPQTIARRHAVGDASAEPNPTSKFAGTNAIEAPFIMKHGGYYYLFVSWDYCCRGIKSNYRVAVGRSKKVAGPYLDKDGKDMRNGGGTLILEGDKKEYEAMGHCSAYSFPDGDYFFCHGYSVSKNGASILVQKKINWTEDGWLTLE, translated from the coding sequence ATGATGGCACAGAATGCTCCGCAGGAACCGATTGTGGTAGATACTCCTTTTGTCCACGACCCCGTAATGGCGTATGAGAATGGCAAGTACTATCTCTACTGCACAGGTCATGGCATCACGCAGATGACTTCCACCGACCGCAAGCATTGGACCATCGTTCCTCAGGGCGTACTCAAGAACAGCGAGATTCCGGCATGGACGCATGATAGTGTGCCTGGTTTTACCACGCATATCTGGGCTCCGGATGTCATCCGTTTTAAGAACAAATGGTATCTGGCTTATTCCTGTTCCACCTTTGGTAAGAACACATCTGCCATCGGTTTGCTCAGCAATACCTCCTTATCTGATAAGGATGGATGGAAGGATGAGGGCTGCCTCGTTGCCTCCAAGGGTGATAGAGACAACTGGAATGCCATCGACCCTAATTTCATCGTTGATGAGAAGGGAACCCCTTGGCTTACCTGGGGCTCTTTCTGGGATGGCATCCAGATGATCAAGTTGGATAAGAAGACGATGCATGTCAAGAAGGGTGCCAAGCCTCAGACCATCGCCCGTCGTCATGCCGTGGGTGATGCATCAGCAGAACCGAATCCTACTTCTAAGTTTGCCGGCACCAATGCCATCGAAGCTCCTTTCATCATGAAACATGGTGGTTATTACTATCTCTTCGTGAGCTGGGATTACTGCTGCCGTGGTATCAAGAGCAACTATCGTGTTGCCGTAGGCAGGAGCAAGAAGGTGGCTGGTCCTTATCTGGATAAGGATGGCAAGGACATGCGCAATGGCGGAGGTACGCTGATTCTGGAAGGCGATAAGAAAGAATATGAGGCGATGGGCCATTGTTCTGCCTATTCCTTCCCCGATGGTGATTACTTCTTCTGTCATGGTTACAGCGTGTCAAAGAATGGCGCCAGCATCCTGGTTCAGAAGAAAATCAACTGGACGGAAGATGGGTGGTTGACACTAGAATAA